A genome region from Plasmodium vinckei vinckei genome assembly, chromosome: PVVCY_07 includes the following:
- a CDS encoding ribosomal RNA small subunit methyltransferase NEP1, putative: protein MEPNDDNIIHFSEDNNKTGKKIIIILEGACLQLIEIKPYIYELANNTKHKNILLKGKNEDNIKNYRPDILHQCLIHLLETPLNKYGMLQIYIKTHDNQLFYVSPHLKIPKTYNQFESLMVTFLRKYKIKANEKNIYLLKIIKNDYNNILPTNGKKIALSLKGEKVNLPDYVQNFKDEQIPITFFIGAVAYSNPTMNLDIIDQSISISEYSLSAATCCSSICSEFENLWKLF, encoded by the coding sequence atggaacctaatgatgataacattatacatttttcggaagataataacaaaacaggaaaaaaaataataataatattagagGGTGCATGTTTACAATTGATTGAAATAAaaccatatatatatgaactagctaataatacaaaacataaaaatatattattaaaggggaaaaatgaagacaatataaaaaattatagacCCGATATTTTACATCAATGTTTAATCCATTTATTAGAAACaccattaaataaatatggaatgttacaaatatatataaaaacacaTGACAAccaattattttatgtttcaccccatttaaaaatacctaaaacatataatcaATTTGAATCATTAATGGTCACTTttttaagaaaatataaaattaaagcaaatgaaaaaaatatatatttattaaaaattataaaaaatgattataataatattttaccaactaatggaaaaaaaatagctttGTCATTAAAAGGAGAAAAGGTTAATTTACCTGACTATGTTCAGAATTTTAAAGATGAACAAATTcctataacattttttataggaGCCGTAGCATATTCTAACCCAACTATGAATTTAGATATTATTGATCAAAGTATAAGTATTTCAGAATACAGTTTAAGTGCTGCTACTTGTTGTTCTTCGATATGTTCTGAGTTTGAAAATTTGTGGAAATTGTTCTGA
- a CDS encoding protein kinase 1, putative — translation MDLIKIYKENDILNDYTNIYFDDENLKNDNKNLTYKISHIIGNGVYGVVYKADCLENSSVVALKQTYQKSTKHFKEIEIMKKLKHPNIVKLKHAFYTLCPNGGVYVHMVMEYGNTDLATSLYYITIKNSEHVNKTFKNANNFKHIKNDKDNDVKLKNDCTNFNASGEDIKCVNNDNINSVSESENKGNPDKSQMNKCDENCTNTPDPNYNDTTKNMNKSENNCNEKNIDTNSYNNSEKEINTSNNNNIKSENDCLNNYGNIINNFNINMLQENIDNICSCHNLSDYIKKSFFNENQVKIYLYQLIRATLYLHSLCITHRDIKPQNILIFLNKPNNNNYGNESQENKKCVVCIHNSVKFKCIMNKRNMQKNLDENNNVNIQNSIVNNNCINNEHVINNTNTSPNEGSEKFHKNNTPKLNNTDENNDINKERDNYNCSSTPISMLSEKKNNSNTKHVREKRSMSFSNTYKEKNNDNESCDYLDNANKDNYKKALKRSKTDLVVSLQMSQTNTIDDEKKEILPLSDDNKNSIDNCEDKKEKNEITNSNNEELDNIYDEKDLDKIYMNNIVYKYIKLCDFNTSTKLKENYKYLSYVCSRYYRAPELLFGSNYYSHAIDTWSIGCVMGELILGKPLFLGDCASDQLVEIIKILGTPNDEDFLSFRSVYKNVKFPNIKPITLKKLISNNSSKESIDLLDKLLQFNPKKRIKLCNALLHNYFDDIRNFKVFNTNIGSDQTNYTLPYITNCFNFTKEELLHYTVEERKILIPSEIRKHKLGEVTQYIDMTLDHFNQLYPNKVNLTG, via the exons atggatttaataaaaatatacaaggAAAATGACATACTAAATGactatacaaatatatattttgacgatgaaaatttaaagaatgataacaaaaatttaacatataaaatttctCATATAATTGGAAATGGAGTATATGGTGTAGTGTATAAAGCGGACTGCCTTGAAAATTCCAGTGTAGTAGCGTTAAAACAAACATATCAGAAAAGTacaaaacattttaaagaaatagaaattatgaaaaaattaaaacatccaaatattgtaaaattaaaacatgCTTTTTATACATTATGCCCCAATGGTGGagtatatgtacatatggTTATGGAATATGGAAATACTGATTTAGCTACTTCACTTTATTACataactataaaaaattctgaacatgttaataaaacttttaaaaatgcaaataattttaaacatattaaaaatgacaaAGATAATGatgtaaaattaaagaatgattgtacaaattttaatgcTTCAGGGGAAGATATTAAATGCGTTAATAACGATAATATAAACTCAGTTAGCGAATCGGAAAATAAGGGAAACCCTGATAAATCACAAATGAACAAGTGTGATGAAAATTGCACAAATACACCTGACCcaaattataatgatactacaaaaaatatgaacaaatcAGAAAATAACTgtaacgaaaaaaatattgatacAAATAGCTATAATAATAgcgaaaaagaaataaatacctcaaacaataataatattaaaagtgAAAACGATTgcttaaataattatgggaatataataaacaattttaacataaatatgttacaagaaaatattgataatatatgttcTTGTCATAATTTAAGcgattatataaaaaaaagtttttttaatgaaaatcaagttaaaatatatttatatcagcTAATTCGAGCaacattatatttacacaGTCTTTGTATTACACACAGGGACATAAAACcgcaaaatattttaatttttttaaacaaaccaaataataataactatGGAAATGAAAGtcaagaaaataaaaaatgtgtggTGTGCATTCACAATTCTGTTAAGTTCAAATGTATTAtgaataaaagaaatatgcaaaaaaatttggatgaaaataataatgtgaatatacaaaattcaATAGTAAATAACAATTGTATTAATAATGAACatgtaataaataacaCTAATACGTCACCAAATGAAGGTAGTGAAAAAttccataaaaataatactcCAAAGCTTAATAATacagatgaaaataatgatataaataaagaacgTGACAATTATAATTGTTCTAGTACTCCTATATCTATGttaagtgaaaaaaaaaataattccaaTACAAAACATGTTAGAGAAAAACGATCAATGAGTTTTAGCAACACATataaagagaaaaataatgataacgAGAGTTGTGATTATTTAGATAATGcaaataaagataattataaaaaagctTTAAAGAGAAGTAAAACTGATTTAGTAGTTTCTCTTCAAATGAGTCAAACAAATACAATCGAtgacgaaaaaaaagaaatattgcCTTTATCAGatgacaataaaaatagtatagaTAATTGtgaagataaaaaagaaaaaaatgaaattaccAATTCCAATAATGAAGAATTggataatatttatgatgaaaaagatttggataaaatatatatgaacaatattgtatataaatatataaaattatgtgattttaatacatctactaaattaaaagaaaattataaatatttaagttATGTGTGTTCAAGATATTATAGAGCACCTGAATTATTATTCGGATCAAACTATTATAGTCATGCCATTGATACATGGTCAATAG GGTGTGTAATGGGAGAGTTGATATTGGGAAAACCCTTATTTCTGGGAGATTGTGCATCCGATCAGTTAGtggaaattattaaaatattaggGACACCAAATGATGAAgattttctttcttttcgaagtgtatataaaaatgtaaagtttccaaatataaaaccaattacattaaaaaaattaataagtaATAATTCTTCAAAAGAAAGTATAGATTTATTAGATAAGTTATTACAATTTAATCCaaagaaaagaataaaattatgtaatgcattattacataattattttgatgaTATTCGAAACTTTAAAGTTTTTAATACTAATATTGGTTCGGATCAAACAAACTATACTTTACCATATATTACAAATTGctttaattttacaaaagaAGAATTATTACATTATACTGTtgaagaaagaaaaatattaataccCTCTGAAATACGGAAACATAAATTAGGTGAAGTAACAcaatatatagatatgaCATTAGATCATTTTAATCAATTATATCCAAACAAAGTTAATTTGACCGGGTAA
- a CDS encoding 60S ribosomal protein L22, putative: protein MAVKKDVKNAKKTSGKNAKKISKILGKKSKIVKSTKGIKYILDCTKPVKDTILDISGLEQFFKDKIKVDNKTNNLKNKIVVTSDDYKIYITVHIPFSKRYIKYLAKKYLKMHQIRDFLRVIAKGKLAYEFKYFQLNNE, encoded by the exons atggCAGTCAAAAAGGATGTAAAAAATGCGAAAAAAACTAGTggaaaaaatgcaaaaaaaatttccaAAATTcttggaaaaaaaagtaaaatagtaaaaagcACAAAGggaattaaatatattcttgATTGTACTAAGCCAGTCAAGGATACTATTTTGGATATTAGCGGATTG gaacaattttttaaggaCAAAATAAAGGTTGACAACAAAACTAACAAcctaaaaaataagataGTAGTAACATCAGACGactacaaaatatatattactgttcatattccattttcaaaaagatatattaag tatttggcaaaaaaatacttaAAAATGCACCAAATTAGAGACTTTTTGAGAGTTATAGCAAAGGGAAAATTGGCATAcgaatttaaatattttcaattaaataatgaataa
- a CDS encoding ATP-dependent RNA helicase DHX36, putative, whose product MKDLPILRYKNEIKEKLKDNKLIVIKGETGCGKTTQVPQIINELYFDEEENDDKESIDKDEAQRILVSLPRRVATITVAERVSKEMNRGNVGEYVGYSIRFKNVCSKKTKIKFVTDGILIREIMGDPLLKNYKFIILDEIHERSIRTDVLLGYTKILLEKRKNLKIILMSATFDINIFNSFLGNPPIISIPHKIHKISIFYPKNLIEDYLLSIVCTILQIHFENSYTKKNMNSSEYYEHNDLKNADQELCNNTDISKNKNPINTQTNSDLVNENDENYNDIIGDILVFLPGQEEIEMVNIMLKEKLKIIYKGILLKKLMNDKKNTNINDDEDIVTKFNYAMGSLHENPVNDISFHFGDTEIIPDKIYSMKILQLYSSLPNKKQKMIFDPVPPNTRKVILSTNIAETSVTIPNIKYVIDSGKAKVKFFDEKKGCSVLKITKITKDSAIQRSGRAGREGPGKVYRIYTKEEYDNMKPFLIPEIFRSDLTQIYLELKAMNIKNPLDFNFPENPKKELFIHSAKMLFKIKAIDINNNLTELGRQISLLPLSPIYGNMLLSAVSFNCVDEMATLIALLNCDSIFLNFNFDDEIDDTDTSLATMVNKGKEKNENQNKDKNMKEDENYDDLKINDKNKIINIARKKLIHPDGDHLTILHVFYLWEEELTNSGKKQFCNMYGLNNEVLINVQKIKKQLLEILSNKLKIKINKKLHMHQWDNIMMSLCKSCYFNVAKNISNSSVFMNLVTKTKLRIHPSSTLFNSFTKPSFIFYSDVVQTKRLYARVVTKVDPEWLIKFVPKSFQIAKD is encoded by the exons aTGAAGGATTTACCAATAttaagatataaaaatgaaataaaagaaaaattaaaagataataaacTTATCGTTATAAAAGGGGAAACAGGATGTGGTAAAACAACTCAGGTGccacaaataataaatgaattatattttgatgaagaagaaaatgatgataaagAAAGTATTGACAAAGATGAGGCCCAAAGAATCCTCGTGTCTTTGCCAAGAAGAGTTGCTACAATAACTGTAGCAGAACGTGTATCGAAGGAAATGAATAGAGGGAATGTTGGTGAGTATGTAGGATATAGTATaagatttaaaaatgtctGTTCAAAGAAaactaaaataaaatttgtaacAGACGGAATATTAATAAGAGAAATAATGGGGGAtccattattaaaaaattataaatttattattttagaTGAAATACATGAAAGATCTATAAGAACTGATGTATTATTAGGATAtactaaaatattattagaaaaaagaaaaaatttaaaaattattcttaTGTCAGCTActtttgatataaatatttttaacagCTTTTTGGGAAATCCTCCAATTATATCAATTCCTCataaaattcataaaatttcaattttttatccaaaaaatttaatagaGGATTATCTACTGTCTATTGTATGTacaattttacaaatacattttgaaaattcttataccaaaaaaaatatgaacagtTCAGAATATTATGAACATAACGACCTAAAAAATGCAGACCAGGAATTATGTAACAATACagatatttcaaaaaataaaaatcccATTAACACACAAACAAATTCAGATTTAGTAAacgaaaatgatgaaaattataatgatataatcGGAGATattttagtttttttaCCTGGACAAGAAGAAATTGAAATGGTTAATATCATGCTTaaggaaaaattaaaaattatttacaagggaatattattaaaaaaattaatgaatgataaaaaaaatacaaatataaatgatgatGAAGATATTGTAactaaatttaattatgcAATGGGATCACTTCATGAAAATCCTGTTAATGATATATCTTTCCATTTTGGTGATACAGAAATAATTCCagataaaatttatagcatgaaaatattacagCTATATTCTTCCCTCcctaataaaaaacaaaaaatgatttttgATCCCGTTCCCCCTAACACGAGAAAG GTGATCCTCAGTACAAACATCGCTGAAACATCCGTGACGATCCCTAACATTAAGTACGTAATAGATAGCGGTAAAGCAAAGGTAAAATTTTtcgatgaaaaaaaaggatgcagtgttttaaaaattacaaaaataacaaaagaTTCTGCAATTCAACGAAGTGGGAGAGCAGGAAGAGAAGGACCAGGAAAAGTTTATAGAATATACACTAAAGAGGAATATGACAATATGAAACCTTTTTTAATACCCGAAATATTTAGATCTGATCTtacacaaatatatttggaGCTAAAG GCAATGAACATAAAAAATCCACTAGACTTTAACTTTCCGGAGAATCCAAAAAAAGAACTTTTTATACATTCAGCAAAAatgttatttaaaataaaagcaatcgatataaataataatttaacaGAATTAGGAAGGCAAATATCTTTACTTCCTCTTAGTCCTATTTATGGGAATATGCTATTATCAGCTGTTTCTTTTAATTGTGTTGATGAGATGGCTACATTAATAGCCCTTTTAAATTGTgatagtatttttttaaattttaattttgacGATGAAATTGATGATACAGATACCAGTTTAGCAACAATGGTTAATAAAGGgaaggaaaaaaatgaaaatcaaaataaagataagaatatgaaagaagatgaaaattatgatgacctcaaaataaatgataaaaataaaattattaacattgccaggaaaaaattaatacatCCAGATGGTGACCATTTAACAATATtacatgttttttatttatgggAAGAAGAGTTAACAAATAGTggtaaaaaacaattttgtaatatgtatggattaaataatgaagttttaataaatgtacaaaaaattaaaaaacaattattagaaatattatcaaataaattaaaaataaaaataaataaaaaattacatatgCATCAATGGGATAATATTATGATGTCTTTATGTAAATCATGTTATTTTAATgttgcaaaaaatatatcaaattcTTCTGTCTTTATGAATTTAGTAACAAAAACGAAATTACGTATACATCCTTCTTCTACTCTCTTTAATTCTTTTACTAAACCCtcgtttattttttattcggATGTTGTACAAACAAAAAGATTATATGCGCGTGTTGTCACAAAAGTAGACCCTGAATGGCTAATCAAGTTTGTCCCAAAAAGTTTTCAAATAGCCAAAGACTAA
- a CDS encoding clp1-related protein, putative, producing MENANNTRIYHLKMYRELRIVTLEKPLKNEENEECIKIRILPSQGNNSEDKNTQMCVAEIFGKELVVDKDYYFGYNEKFSIYTFTGCIVQIKGKTLQEYESKNSTIKEYLSLSYVLDAYRNLAKKKKKIGPRVLITGNNNSGKSSVSMLLLNYALKSGFKPIYIETDTKGNCDKMDINRGPGVMSCFIYDNNEGANSGNLNSNNINSSSLNSGSLNSTNLNSRFRYSLDYFFGYLDILDDINLYYHINECISSCIYLMLLNNLNYYSGNLKNNTDQEVIYSSGFILNVPSEADIKIINNLIDIYNINIVVIIDNSFLHYSLKEYYDKEEKQGSLENFNKPDNIQQFNENVEKKEYSNSGLYKSSKNIRYDEEDFINIEKENDNIQTNNDKEENDDTGNKIEIIGMPKYEGVIPSDNTRARYCRNLWFYDYFYKNINLNNTIYKKCHIITIKYNQTNFVRLDTKLAVPLSALPADWQNVKRETVSVISYNGNIKNLMNCVLGISYSKQINYVHLMNIAGFAHVQNVREVEIENDDQKNENNNVEDIDKNTDTQTVSDFFIDIICPVSVTTKNIPPYFIVPGNMKHIRF from the coding sequence atggagaATGCAAATAACACCAGAATTTATCATTTGAAAATGTATAGGGAACTTCGGATAGTTACCCTTGAAAAgccattaaaaaatgaagaaaatgaggAATGCATAAAAATTAGAATATTACCAAGTCAAGGAAATAATAgtgaagataaaaatacacaaaTGTGTGTAGCTGAAATATTTGGGAAAGAGCTAGTAGTTGATAAAGACTATTATTTTggatataatgaaaaattttctatatacaCTTTTACTGGATGTATAGTTCaaataaaaggaaaaacATTACAAGAATATGAAAGTAAAAATTCTACGATCAAAGAATATTTATCCTTATCTTATGTTTTAGATGCTTATAGAAAtttagcaaaaaaaaaaaaaaaaattggacCACGAGTATTGATAAcaggaaataataattctgGAAAAAGTTCTGTTTCTATGCTTTTGTTAAATTATGCACTAAAGTCTGGATTTAaacctatatatatagaaacaGATACAAAGGGGAATTGTGATAAGATGGATATAAATCGAGGCCCTGGAGTTATGagttgttttatatatgacaATAATGAAGGTGCAAATAGTGGCAACCTAAATAGTAACAACATAAACAGCAGTAGTTTAAATAGTGGTAGTTTGAATAGCACCAACTTAAATAGCCGTTTTCGATATTCTTTGGATTATTTCTTTGGATATCTAGACATATTAGATGATATAAACTTGTATTATCATATTAATGAATGTATAAGTagttgtatatatttgatgttgttaaataatttaaattattattcaggtaatttaaaaaataatacagaTCAAGaagttatatattcatcTGGATTTATTTTGAATGTGCCATCTGAAGCagatattaaaattataaataatttgatagatatatataatataaatatagttgttattattgataattcttttttacattattcaTTAAAGGAATATTATGATAAAGAAGAGAAGCAAGGTAGTttagaaaattttaataagcCAGATAATATTCAacaatttaatgaaaatgttgaaaaaaaagaatatagtAATTCCggattatataaatcaagtaaaaatattagatatgatgaagaagattttataaatattgaaaaagaaaatgataatattcaaacaaataatgataaagaagaaaatgatgatacAGGTAATAAAATCGAAATAATTGGAATGCCTAAATATGAAGGTGTTATACCATCTGATAATACTAGAGCACGATATTGTAGGAATTTATGGttttatgattatttttataaaaatataaatttaaataatacaatatataaaaaatgtcatATCATaacaattaaatataatcaaaCAAATTTTGTTCGGCTAGATACAAAGTTAGCAGTTCCTTTATCTGCTTTACCTGCAGATTGGCAAAATGTAAAAAGAGAAACAGTTTCAGTAATTAGCTataatggaaatataaaaaatttaatgaattGTGTATTAGGTATATCATATtctaaacaaattaattatgTCCATCTTATGAATATAGCAGGTTTTGCACATGTACAAAATGTAAGAGAAGTTGAAATCGAAAATGAtgatcaaaaaaatgaaaataataatgttgaagatattgataaaaatacgGATACTCAAACAGTAAgtgatttttttattgatatTATATGCCCAGTTTCTGTgacaacaaaaaatataccaccatattttattgtccCAGGAAATATGAAGCATATCCgattttga